Proteins found in one Planococcus citri chromosome 2, ihPlaCitr1.1, whole genome shotgun sequence genomic segment:
- the LOC135838088 gene encoding protein mab-21-like yields MRIDGWPRSENMLVPPDMVAVQSKMLYQLNKYFGERVQTRKLGISKSIREVCKIVQDVLREVEAQEPRFISTLVECNGRYEGLDVVTPNEFEIVLYLNQMGVLNFVDDGSIPGCAVLKLSDGRKRSMSLWVEFITASGYLSARKIRSRFQTLVAQACDKCAYRDSVKMIPDTTEVKLRIRERYVVQITPSFKCAGIWPRSAAHWPIPHVPWPHPNLVAEVKTEGFDLLSKESVAMQGKQSAMEGDAWVMSFTEVECRLLFGGCRRKCLSILKTLRDRHLELPGNPVTNCHIKTLVLYECEKHPQDAEWDDSCLGDRINGILLQLISCLQCRRCPHYFLPHLDLFKGKTPSSLENAARQVWRLTRELLTNSRAFEKL; encoded by the coding sequence ATGCGTATAGACGGTTGGCCGAGGTCGGAAAACATGTTGGTGCCGCCGGATATGGTGGCCGTGCAAAGCAAGATGCTGTACCAGCTGAACAAATATTTCGGCGAAAGGGTGCAGACGCGTAAGCTGGGCATCAGCAAGTCGATCCGCGAAGTGTGCAAAATCGTGCAGGACGTTCTGCGCGAGGTCGAGGCTCAAGAGCCGCGCTTCATTTCCACCTTGGTCGAATGCAACGGTCGCTACGAAGGTCTGGACGTGGTCACTCCCAACGAATTCGAAATCGTACTCTACCTCAACCAAATGGGTGTGCTGAATTTCGTCGACGACGGCAGCATCCCCGGATGCGCTGTGCTCAAGCTCAGCGACGGCCGCAAACGCAGCATGTCCCTCTGGGTCGAGTTCATCACCGCCTCAGGGTACCTTTCAGCTCGCAAAATCCGATCCCGATTCCAAACTCTGGTCGCCCAAGCCTGCGACAAATGCGCTTATCGCGACAGCGTCAAAATGATCCCGGATACGACCGAGGTGAAGCTACGCATCCGCGAACGATACGTCGTCCAGATCACCCCTTCTTTCAAATGCGCCGGCATATGGCCCCGGTCAGCGGCCCACTGGCCCATACCGCACGTACCTTGGCCCCATCCAAATCTGGTAGCCGAAGTGAAAACCGAAGGCTTCGATCTGCTCTCCAAGGAGAGCGTCGCCATGCAGGGTAAACAATCCGCCATGGAGGGCGACGCCTGGGTCATGTCCTTCACCGAAGTCGAGTGTAGGCTGCTTTTCGGCGGCTGTCGTCGCAAATGcttgagtattttgaaaactcTTCGCGATCGTCACCTCGAACTACCCGGAAATCCGGTCACCAATTGCCACATCAAAACGCTGGTGCTGTACGAATGCGAAAAACACCCCCAAGACGCCGAATGGGACGATTCCTGCTTGGGCGACCGAATCAACGGCATCTTGCTGCAGCTAATCTCCTGCCTTCAGTGTCGTCGATGTCCGCACTACTTTCTACCACATCTAGATTTGTTCAAAGGTAAAACGCCCAGCTCTTTAGAAAACGCCGCTAGGCAAGTGTGGAGACTAACTCGAGAACTTTTAACCAACTCTAGagcgtttgaaaaattataa
- the LOC135838087 gene encoding protein mab-21-like, with amino-acid sequence MLVPTDPLSVNQSKMMYQLNKFFGDRVQSRKLAITKAIREVCKVVQEVLREVEAQEPRFISSLSECNGRYEGLDVITSTEFEIVLYLNQMGVFNFVDDGTIPGCAVLKLSDGRKRSMSLWVEFITASGYLSARKIRSRFQTLVAQACDKCVYRDSVKIIPDTSEVKLKIRDRYVVQITPSFKCAGVWPRSSAHWPIPHIPWPHPNLVAEVKTEGFDLLSKESVAMQGKQSAMEGDAWVMSFTEVESRLLFGGCRRKCLSILKTLRDRHLELPGNPVTNYHMKTLVLYECEKHPQDVEWDESCLGDRINGIFLQLISCLQCRRCPHYFLPHLDLFKGKAPSALENAARQVWRLTRELLTNAKAFDKL; translated from the coding sequence ATGTTGGTGCCAACGGATCCGCTATCCGTCAACCAATCCAAGATGATGTACCAGCTGAACAAATTCTTCGGCGATCGAGTCCAAAGTCGTAAGCTGGCCATCACGAAAGCGATCCGCGAAGTGTGCAAAGTAGTGCAAGAGGTTCTGCGCGAGGTCGAGGCCCAAGAGCCACGCTTCATCTCGTCGTTATCCGAATGCAACGGCCGCTACGAGGGCTTGGACGTGATCACGTCAACCGAATTCGAAATCGTGCTCTATCTCAACCAAATGGGAGTATTCAACTTCGTGGACGACGGCACGATCCCCGGCTGCGCTGTGCTCAAGCTGAGCGATGGCCGCAAACGCAGCATGTCGCTCTGGGTCGAGTTCATCACCGCTTCCGGATACCTATCAGCTCGCAAAATCCGATCCCGTTTCCAAACTCTGGTAGCTCAAGCTTGCGACAAATGCGTGTATCGCGACAGCGTGAAAATCATCCCCGATACCAGCGAGGTGAAGCTGAAAATCCGCGACCGATACGTCGTCCAGATTACTCCGTCTTTCAAATGCGCCGGCGTTTGGCCAAGATCTTCGGCCCATTGGCCCATACCTCATATACCTTGGCCTCATCCAAATCTGGTAGCCGAAGTGAAAACCGAAGGCTTCGATCTACTCTCCAAGGAGAGCGTCGCCATGCAGGGTAAACAATCCGCTATGGAGGGCGACGCCTGGGTCATGTCCTTCACCGAAGTCGAGAGTAGGCTGCTTTTTGGCGGCTGTCGTCGCAAAtgtttgagtattttgaaaactcTTCGCGATCGTCACCTCGAACTACCCGGAAATCCGGTCACCAATTACCATATGAAGACGCTGGTTCTGTACGAATGCGAAAAACACCCCCAGGATGTCGAATGGGACGAATCGTGCTTGGGCGACAGAATCAACGGTATATTCTTACAGCTAATCTCGTGTCTGCAGTGTCGCCGATGCCCGCATTACTTTCTGCCTCATTTAGACTTGTTCAAAGGCAAAGCTCCAAGTGCGCTGGAGAATGCAGCCAGACAAGTGTGGAGACTCACCAGAGAACTTTTAACCAATGCTAAAGCTTTCGATAAACTATGA